In Osmerus eperlanus chromosome 4, fOsmEpe2.1, whole genome shotgun sequence, the sequence gtgcatgtttgtgtgttcagttGTCTCAGCCAGTCTGAGCTAAGTGGGCAGTGGAGACTTCTCTGCTGGGGATAGGCCCCTGCTTGGTAAGGGGAGGTTAAACCAAAATGTTATCTCTACTtttatctactctctctctttctacttctAAAATTCTTCTTTTATGTAATCCCCCACCAGCACACCATCCTCCTACGAAGCAGTGTCATGGAAATATAACCCAAtccaccaacacagacacataccatacaccctaaacacacaccatagacacacagGTCTATAGCTATGTAGATCCATATTTATGTAGATAGTGAGTGCTTACTGTGTCTGTGGCAACTGTTATGCTAATATTACGATTCTGTGATGAAAGCCATGTGTTGACTGAAGGTTTTTAAAACAGTATAGAATGAATCGTTATCTTTATCTTGTCAAAGGAAAATTTCAGCAATCACAGGGGACGTGACCACAGTCTTTATTATTGTACTGGAATTTTCCACTACATGCCATAAAACTGTTTGTTATTTTGTCTAAAGAAAGCAAGGTCTTGTGTCAGGAACTGTGGTATTTAACCACCCCTTTTGTGGTTGCCAGGTTTATTTGCAGTATAGGTACTGTGTTTATTTTGTTTGTCAACAGTGTGTCCATGGAGGGTAAAAtcactgtgtgtttttgtatgtgttgcAGGAAACTATCAGGTCATGCTGACAAGGAAGTGATGGCTGCTACCGTCCTGACCAGCCTCTCCACTTCCCCCCTGGTCCTCAACCCGGCCTCTGCAACCACAGGTAGGAGCCCAGAGAACACCCACCTTATCTCCCCCCAAACCACCCACCCGCCCCCCTAACCTCCCTGGTACACTCCCTAACTGATCCAGACCGGAGTAAAAACTGTTTAGGAACTAAAAACTGTTTCTGACTGACCCAACGGTGACCAGTTGGGTGGTCTGGTGCTTGGTTTCAGCACCAGTCTTTTATTGTAGTTAATGTTTACCAGAGCCGGCCTCTTCCTGCCAACTGCCTGGCCTTGCCCCTGTCGTCATGGCTGCTGTAGCCGTAGCCGCGTCATGCGTCATTACCACAGCAGTCATCACCCTGACGGTTATCTCCGTGCCAACCTGGGTAGACGGGCAAAGTCCTATGCTCTATTTATATCTCAGCTGAGCGTCATCATGCCAGTCCCCTGCTctgggtttgtttttgtttttatgtgATCAAACGAAAACAGGCAGCGATAGGGCAGAGTTGAAGCCCTCAGAGTGGGGCTGTTTAGGGCCCTGCCAGACCCAGGGGATGGAAAGGCAAGGGAGGCTTGGGCTCAGGGGCCCTGCTCCAGGACCTGGATACAAGCTGGCCTGGAGGAGCCACTCAGAGCTGACGGTGGGTCTGCTCTGGGGCATCAGAGAGGGGCCAGCTTTGTTATGTCATCAGTCCTCATTGAGCAGAAAGACCCTGTGCTCTTGTTGTCCACTGATAAAGCTGCCTTCAAAACCTCCAAACACTTCTgacctcttcctctcatcccctgcTTACGCCAGGGAGATTTGAACTTCTCTGCTGTGGCACTGGGtgaagtcacacacagtcacacacacacacacaactgaacttTTGACCGAGTGGAACTCTACATGAACTCTTCACACTGTTTATTATAATCATAATTTTCACAAATGTGTATGACTGAGAGAGATGTTGTCTCCTCTGCGTATTAGAGCTTTATGTGAACGGGTCTATATGCGGGACCTCTTTTATCATCATCCTATATAAGATAATCCCCTCTGCCCTCATTGGATGGTTTCATGGATGGTTTAGGTCTTATCTTTCATTTCATCTACTTGTTATGATGTCTTAAAGGATTAGCTGTAGGGCATCGGTCAAAAGGCCACAGTTCAGGGGTATTTAGGCCAGGGGTGACTGTATAACACTGTGGTGTATTGGGTTTGGTGGAGTGACTGGGTTTCTCCTATCTGTCTAGCTGCAACCCTCGAGGCAGCCAacagggggtggaaggaggcCCTGTCAGCCAGCTACAGCAGCTCCACCAGTGGCAACTGGAGCTGGGATGCCAGCGACCAATCTGTGCCCTCCACGCCGTCTCCGCCTCTCTCCAACGACACCAGCAAGagcttcctcctctctttccaggGTGACAACATCACCCAGGATGTCACTGAGATCACGCACTTCCTGTTTGAGGACCCCATACCCCGGAAGCGAAAGGTAGGGGTGGATTATGGGTTCAGGGTGTGTCCCTGAGTGTGAGTGGTGGGGTTTGAATGTGAGATGGTCCACAGGAATAGGAAGAGTACAGCCCGTCCTAGGTTCCTCTCCACCAATGAGATCACTTTGCTCTGGCGTGCAGCGTTCCCTGATCCTTGATGCCAGGGTCTCCGAAACGTCTGCATGGTAAACATATTTCAATTGATTTAGGATATTCTGACAGTACCTTGGCGTGGAGCGCCACCGCCTGTCTTCTTCTACGcctcagagggggagggagggcctcctctcccttccccctttttctcctcttgtcctctcatACCATGGAAGCAGtccagaaggaggaggtggtttCAGTATCAAGAATCCTTTAAACTCTTTATCCACCTCGGAGAGGAACAGGTGGGATTTGGGAagaacggagggagggagggggtgtaaaagaggaggatgggttagaggagaggaaagaatgaGAGCTATACGAGCagaaggatgtggaggaggtgaagtCTCGGGCTGGAGGAGTCTCCCAGGTCCCCCTTCTGGCTCCTAACCAGAAGAACGTGCTAGCACTTCCTTGACACAGCAGTGCCAGACAGGGCAGGAGAAGGTGTACAGAATACAGGTATCAGCCCCTGTACAGGAAAGAATCCCTCCCTGCCTGGCCTGCTAGAGTCCTCCTCATCCGCCCACCCTCgcgggcacactgactcactcTACACTCAACTAGCACTGAGAGGATTAGCAACTTGGGTAATTATAAGAGAATTATTGTAATGGTTTATTGATGAGGAACAAATCCTTTAAACTTTAAGTCTTCTGTGATGGGTGGAACCCCGGAGATTTGCTTTGACTCAAGTGTGACATGGGATGTGTGGTAATAGACGTGTTCCACTGAGAATACACTGCAGTACAATTGACCATATTTTCATTTTGCCCATTTGCTTCTTTGACATGAAGGCCACTTTCACATGTTAGTACCACCAGACATCTGAGGACATGCTTATGACACAAGGCATCAGCATTTTGTTCAATCATTGTCAGAAGAGAGATTCAAGCCCATTACTATGTGCCTGTCCAAACAGCTATGATTGAACAAGTTAGGCAGTGAAGGTTTAACGCAATCAGGCATAGACCTGTTCCAttatcctctctcttttctttcatctttctttcctctcccttgttcctcacgctctctctcctctggaagCTGTTGAAAGATAGCACACGCCCACATCCTTTCATTAGTGCAAATGCAGGTCCCAACCCGCCTGacacccgcccccctcctccctccctgggaGAGACAAACTACCTTCCATCGTCTTAGAACAGGGGGTGAGAGTAGAAGGGATTGATAAAGAGTTGCCATCTTTTTTTTCGAGATTTATTTCACATCAAACTGAAAGGAACAGCTTTCTGAGCAGTATCTTTTTATGGTATTGAaaggatgcagtgtgtgtgtgtgtgtgtgtgtgtgcattgtgtgccCGAGGTCAGTCAAATCCCACAGTGGAGATTATGACCATTGAAACATTATGGGCACTTAAGCACTcttgccctccacccccctcaaaATGTTTACTTAAGGATTATGCCTTTATGCCCCTGAGCAGAGAAATCAAGCTagacagagacagtgggagagagagcagagaagaacTTCATCTCTGATTGGTGTGCATACATATTTGTGTATTACTCACTGTTAACCAATCCCACATTCATGGGGCTGGTTGTATGTTGTCAGTATTCCTCACATTGCTGCCCTCTATGTGCAGAATCACATCCCAGTCTCAGATAGGTGTGGTTGTTTGTCTTTTGCCGGCCTCTGGACCTTCAGTCCAGataactctctctgtctgccaggAGCCAAGACCAGCCCTCAATAGACATGACCCCAAGGCCCCAAGGGTCCTACTTTTGGATTGCTCAGATCCCTGAATTTTCTGCCACGAACACTGGGTACCATGCCTATAGTGATCCTGATGGTGCAGTACTGTGATCTGACCAGGGGTGGCGGTGTGTtacttgtgtgtttcagaaCTCCATGAAGGTGATGTTCAAGTGCTTGTGGAAAAACTGTGAAAAGGTCCTCAGCACCTCCTCAGGAATCCAGCGGCACATCCGCACTGTCCACCTGGGGTAAGccaccaatcacagagcagacacacagaacaaaacaaaacatccGATATTCATCACCAGTGTCCATGTACCAGAACCCAAAAAATGTGTATGACTTGTCGAGTATAGTATGTCCTGAGGAGTTAATCAGACTCATTCAGGTCACCCAAATTGGTGTTCCCCCAGACGAGGAGTCCTGTCTCCTAGTCTTGTATCAGGTGCCATGAAGCGAGATGCTTTCCTGTCAGAgggtttttatagcctactgttgctaccctgctctctctctgtatcccggGTGGGAGGGTGGTTTGGTACTGGTCATAGATCAGGTTTATACCCCCTCTACCCTACACCCCCGAATGCCCAGGGTTAAGATTAGAGGGAAGCATCTGATTCCAGCTCCAACATGGCTCTGGCACTCAAAGAACTGGACATCGATGCCCCCTGCTGGTTGAATACAGTGTAACCTTCCCACTGCAAAAGTCTGATCTCGTCGGTGTTACTCGTACTCGGCGATCAGAAACGCATGTATCTAAACTGCCTCAAGCTATTGTGGTGATTTCATAAATCATCCTAACACTTGGGGGCTTTCAGCCATTTTCTAACCAGGATCCATCTGCTGCTCACCAtggtcctctgtcctctcctccaggcgcAATGTGGACTCTGACTACAGTGATGGGGAGGAAGACTTCTACTACTCAGAGATTGAGGTGAACATGGACAGCCTGTCAGAGGGCCTGTCCAGCCTCacgcccacctcccccaccacggctgcccccccccccgtcttcccCCTGTCCTCCGTCGACGTCCCCCACTCCGAGCCCTCCCACATCTCCTTCCGAGGAGGACAGAGCCACCCTCCCAGTCTGCTCAGCCAATCGGCTCCCTCTACTCTCTGCCACATCCGCACGGACCACGCCTACCAGGTAAggcctcacgcacacacacatacacacacacgcacacaaatatacatacacaccctTTGGCTTATTGAACCAAACTGTACAGTTGTATGCTGTATAGATGTTGTTGACTGGCTAGTCCTGCTTCTGAGGCTAGTGTTGTATGTCCGTTTCGTGGCACAAGGTGGCTGCTTCCCATGTATTGTGCCTGGTTCATATCAGGCAGAGCAATAGGAGGCTTAGCTTTACGACAGATGGTTCTTTGGTTTACAAGTTCATAAGGCGGTACAGCCCCCCTCGTCTCTTCACCAACCCTCTTCTCTCGTTTGCTCCGGTTTCCGAATCCTTTCATCCTCACCTCTTTTGACTTCcatctttctcactcactcttgtCCTCTGTCTGTTCATTCGTccgtccttccatctctctctctctccattcctctctccctgtctcaccttgtgtggtggtgctgtgtgtgtgtgttgcaggccaCAGCTCCAGTGAGTATCCCAGTGTGTTCGGAGCTGGCTGGGCCAGCCTCTGGTCGTGACATCAGTGTCTCCTGGCAGTCCCCTCACACCATTTTTAAAGGCTTACCGGTGAGGCTTACCAGGATTCACCCTCATATCGATCActccttttttcctcttttccccacacccagtctctctctgtctttcacataATTCAGTCTGGTTtcgacctccctccctcctttccttcttcttctttgtctctttctactAACTCTTGCTTCCTTTGCTCTCCATTCATGTCCATGTGTACCGGCCTCTGCCTTAGCCCCTGCCTTAGCCCCTGCCTCAGTCTCTGCCTCAGTCCCTGCCCTAGCCCCTGCCTCAGTCTCTGCCTCAGTCCCTGCCCTAGCCTCTGCCTCAGTCCCTGCCTCAGTCCCTGCCTCTCTGGTATGTGTCCAGGTCTTCATTGTGGTACTAAACTCAGCCAGTGTTGAGTGTAGACCAGTAGCACTGGATGGCCACCGAAGGAgagattcaaatgcatgtgaaGTCAGAGAAAGCTGCTGTGATTGGTTACAAAATGTCCTGTGGCTTGCGTCCTTCAGGGTCCTCTGGTTCAGGTGAGGTCAGTAAGCATTGGAGAGAAGAGGCAGCCCGCCCCCAACATCCACACCACTGTTAGCAAAAGCCATGCTTCAACAGCCCTCTCACCCAAACCTACCCTGGGAACCAggtaaagctgtgtgtgtgtgtgtgtgtgtgtgtgtgcgtgcgtgtgcgtgggcTAGTATGCCTGTGCCTTGTGTTTTTGTCCTTGCTCGGTGAACTGTGGATTGGTGTACGTGCTCTTACTTTGTATCATTGCCTTGTTGCCTAGGAAACCCCGGGGGGAGGCGAAGAAGTGTCGGAAGGTGTACGGCATGGAGAAAAGGGACATGTGGTGCACAGCTTGCCGCTGGAAAAAAGCCTGCCAGCGATTCACCGACTAAACCCCCACCGCCCCCTCATTGTTGAGATGAACTCTCCCTCTGCCAGCGTTTCACTGAGGTGGACTCTTCCACTGAGGAGATTAAGGGGTTTCAATTTGATGAAGCTCTCAGGGCACGCACTGCTTCCCCCAGCCTACCTGGGGTCTGTCTTCTCAGCTCGCTTCTCCTAATCCTCAGAAAGAAAACAAactgatgaaaaaaaaaactataaaagaaaaaaatcttTACGAAAAGAACTTCTGATTGGAACTAATTGGAAGAATGAGATAAATGGAACAATGTTCAAAAGTGGTTCAGAAGTTTAAGATTTGTTTTGTACTAATTATTTTTCCTGCCTCCATTAGAGGGCAGTGGTTGAAGATTTCAGATAAGCTTTTGTTACTCAACATGTTCTTTACTGGTCAGAGAACCATGTCATATACTGTGTTCTGGGTTTCTTCATGACAATTTGTTGGGATTTCAAGCTAACTGATGTTTGTCAAAGCATCTTTTTACAATTTCTGTGTTTGACTGTCAAAGGACAACAAATCAGCCAAAGGAAGAATCATTGTCTCTTTGAAGCTTCTGTAGCTTTGCACAAACTTGTTTAAGGCATCACAACCAGTAGCAAGATGTTAGGTAGCGGATAATGCACAGCTACAAAGCTATACTTTGACCTCTAAATAGCAATTTAAATACACTATCCTACCCCTTTGCAGCAAAATTTCCattacatattattattattttttctcttATCCTGTCTATAGAGAAATATGCACCTTAAACGAATTAACTTGTCTTTCAATGAATATGCTCCAAAAAAGGGTATTTATATTCCTTAAATTGATTATATTCAACAATCTGTTGCTGGGGTAACTAGCAGTTGCGCTGTGCAATCAGCAGAATTTGATCATGTCCTTTTGCTTCTAAATGGTCATTGCTCCATAGGGGAGTTCAGCCAGAACATCTCTAGTATCTGTTTCTAGTATCTGGCTACTTTCTCAATGTGAATGGTACCAGTTCTAATGTGTTAGTTTATACAGTCTGCTATTTACCTGGTATCCGGTAAGGATCCTCAATCATCATCAAATGATCAAAATATATGACCAAGTTCTTTATGTTTTTCACATTCAAAGTAGTAGGTCTTCCTGCTAATTCTTATGTTGCCAAGTGGATTGAAGGAGTCACAGTATAGATTGATGTGTTAACTCATACCAggtaaatacaaaactgttcCTTGGTTTTTGTTCACAGGTAGATCGTGATCCATGTTATATGATTCTTTTGGTAGGACTGTGGATTCTTAAAGCCTGCCCATGGGTCTTCATCCTGCCTGACTATGTGAGGAGCATTTGACTTCATCCTCAGAGTACTTTACAACTGTCCCATTGCCCCTTTATATCTCCTAGTCTGCTTTAACCCTCTGGGTACATGCAGATATCCACATTAAGGAGTAGTTGCTTCATAGAAAGCAGAACTTTGGATTCTTCTGAGATGTAGATCTATTTTTACAAGAGGCTCAGGCTTTCTCCTCTGATTGTTAGCAGCTCTTTGAATGTAGTTTCTGCTGTCCTTCTCCCCCTTCAGCCCTCCCcgttccctaaccctaacccaacactgACCCAACACTGACCCACAGCTACTATCATCACACATGACATTTTCACTGCAttataacccacacacacacacacacacacacacacacacacacacacacacacacacacacacacacacacacacacacacacacacacacacacacacagtgcaactGTTCCTTTTCGTCTTAGCTGAGTTCGCCTCAATGTACAACTTTCAATTCCCTGGCTGTAGGAAATCTGTTGCCATAGGAACGCCTGTGTTATCAGTTGTTGGCACTGTGTTTTAGTTGACGAGTTGTCAGTTTGAATAGGATCCCCTGACACAGCTAACAGGCTGTTATTCGTTTGATTCATTTGATTACAGGTGAAAACGACAGACTGGATCGCATTGATTTTACCATGTTTGGTTAATCTATTCATAGACAATTGAACTGGCAGATATAGTCTCCTTGCCTGTGAGGCAATATTGTCCAATGGCATCTCAGAAAtcaactgtctctctcactttcactgGTTGGAGAAGGCAGTAAGCAGGTCTCGCTTCGGTCAAATACTTCACTAAGTGCCAATGAAAAGAACATGACAATTCAAGAATGACCTACCTAATTAAATTGCACTAAATTGCACTGCACAAATATGTGTTTTTATACATGGAGATTTTATACACACATATTTTGAAGTGAAATAAATTTTAGTTTTGGTGGTCGTCACTGCTGGTTGGTTTTATGGGCTTTCAGGGATGGTGCAGCTGAACTTGTTGGGTCCCCCATGAGCAGTGTGGAGCTGACCACAGTGGAGCTGACCACAGTGGTGTTGACCACAGTGGTGTTGACCACAGTGGTgctggtgtctggtgtgtgtggagctgaccaCAGTGGTGCTGGTGTCTGGTGTGTATGGAGCTGACCACAGTGGAGCTGACCACAGTGGAGCTGACCACAGTGGTGCTGGCGGTGCAGTGAGTAGCAGCATGGCAAGGGAAGTCCCAGTCGTCCTGTTCTGTCCGATGCGTCACCTAGACTCGAGTACAGAGGGCTCAGAGGACCTCCCTGACCTGGCCCTCCAAGCCTGTCACCCAGAACAGACACTCTGCTCTGATGCCAGTCCTGATCTAACCACCAACTGTTGTTGTCTTGACAACAGATACTCCACAGAATTTTAGTGCCAGAAGTTTGTTTCCTTATGTAATCAGCTTTCACAAACCCTTGGTCTTCCTTTAAATAGAGGCTTAAGCCTTTTAGATGTTCTTCTGATAGGAGTGGGTTTGTACAGTTGTTgtcttacccacctctccaagctctctctctctccacctccagttAAAGCACTTGTGAGTTTGGCGTTCTGGCAGCTGATAGGCTTTGTGAAGCCAATCAATAGTCATGTCTCCTGCACCTGTCCCCACTCCAACTGCCGTTTATTGCACTAACGTGGACTACAGGGTCACAGGTCAGGCACATGTCAGTATGACCTGGCCTAAGATGGACCCTTGATGGTACCACATAATGGGGTACCAGTTGCTAACTGATTGTGGATCAGCCTCCACGGGTAACTCAGACATTTTGGGGTTATGGGAGTTGGAGTGGGGACCAACCAgtctttgattgtgtgtgtgtgtgtgcgtgtgtgtgtgtgtgggggggggggaggggtctggaGCTTCATGAAAAGGGGAAAATAGGCAAGCAGTGACAATGAAGagatgggagttgtagtttcaGGCCTTTCCTGTACATATGCAACAAAAAGGAACCATGCGGCTTGTTCAGTTAGGATTGTTTTCTGTGTTGTTCTATTTCTGTTTTatgaaaaggaaaacattttttaAGTAGAGTTGCTCAGAATTATTTCTTCTATTTTTTAAAAGGCAAATGAGAAACTATAGTGACTTTGTTTATTGTAGATTAGAAGcaaaggggagagaaaagaaaacacgTGAATGTAAAATCTacaaaaagaaacgtttttttttctcttcctgttTTGGACGTTTATTTTCTTGCGTGTAGTGAGCCTGTAGAGAGCATTCCGACTTCAGTATCTACAATATATACTCATAGACATACAGTTGACTTATCATGCATTCTGTATCATATCAATAACACAACCATGCAGTATTGCTTTAATTTCTTTTGTGCAATGAGATGCTTTAATTGGAAGAACTAACTGTGTCAGAAACACAGAGGCCTCAGATGA encodes:
- the slc2a4rg gene encoding zinc finger protein 704 isoform X2, which produces MNSKRLSDNSPVGIRVGASKQADIDSHANGTKIRDMSVASADSSVLLACTNGPTSGSVLYTIVLDDGSLREVTDDNVALNGTKQGDRRQLDMKKTICGGHGDQKDTGPSGVLKRASPTHCLILNGQKSDGLMQCDTRLAGKHLEVVNGYQAAQGQKIPPEERHPLSSSHIPVPRHRKLSGHADKEVMAATVLTSLSTSPLVLNPASATTAATLEAANRGWKEALSASYSSSTSGNWSWDASDQSVPSTPSPPLSNDTSKSFLLSFQGDNITQDVTEITHFLFEDPIPRKRKNSMKVMFKCLWKNCEKVLSTSSGIQRHIRTVHLGRNVDSDYSDGEEDFYYSEIEVNMDSLSEGLSSLTPTSPTTAAPPPVFPLSSVDVPHSEPSHISFRGGQSHPPSLLSQSAPSTLCHIRTDHAYQGPLVQVRSVSIGEKRQPAPNIHTTVSKSHASTALSPKPTLGTRKPRGEAKKCRKVYGMEKRDMWCTACRWKKACQRFTD
- the slc2a4rg gene encoding zinc finger protein 704 isoform X1; the protein is MNSKRLSDNSPVGIRVGASKQADIDSHANGTKIRDMSVASADSSVLLACTNGPTSGSVLYTIVLDDGSLREVTDDNVALNGTKQGDRRQLDMKKTICGGHGDQKDTGPSGVLKRASPTHCLILNGQKSDGLMQCDTRLAGKHLEVVNGYQAAQGQKIPPEERHPLSSSHIPVPRHRKLSGHADKEVMAATVLTSLSTSPLVLNPASATTAATLEAANRGWKEALSASYSSSTSGNWSWDASDQSVPSTPSPPLSNDTSKSFLLSFQGDNITQDVTEITHFLFEDPIPRKRKNSMKVMFKCLWKNCEKVLSTSSGIQRHIRTVHLGRNVDSDYSDGEEDFYYSEIEVNMDSLSEGLSSLTPTSPTTAAPPPVFPLSSVDVPHSEPSHISFRGGQSHPPSLLSQSAPSTLCHIRTDHAYQATAPVSIPVCSELAGPASGRDISVSWQSPHTIFKGLPGPLVQVRSVSIGEKRQPAPNIHTTVSKSHASTALSPKPTLGTRKPRGEAKKCRKVYGMEKRDMWCTACRWKKACQRFTD